The Fictibacillus phosphorivorans genomic sequence CTCTCGAGCTGGATCATAAGTAAGAGCATACTTTTCATGAAAGAAAGAAGAGGCAGCTTCTCTAAGTTCAATATAACCTGCGTTATGAGAATAAACCGTTTGATTATTATGTATCGCTCTGATCGCAGCTTCTTTTACATGCATTGGGGTTGGGAAGTCAGGTTGTCCTAAAGTTAATGAGATCGCGTTTGGGAACTGAGTAACCTCATTAAAGAATTTACGTATACCTGAGATCTGTATGTCTTTTGCTCTGTTGTTTAATAAATGTTCCAAAAAAATTACTTCCTTTCTTCATATCGCTCCAATAGACAAATTAAAGGTTGCCATTAGTGTAGCTTTATTTGGTTTCTTGAGTCAATGGGTGGATTTTCTTGTATGGTTTTATGACTTTTTACAATACTAAAGATGTAATAGTACGGTTTTGGAGGAAATTATGGAAGCAAAGAAAAAGTGGGACTTACTTGCACTAGCATCCATTCCCCTTGTGATGACTTTGGGGAATTCTATGCTCATACCCGTTTTGCCTGAGATCGGAAAAGAACTAAACATCAGCTCATTTCAAGTCTCCTTAATCATCACGGTATATTCGATCGTTGCCATCTTGTTGATTCCGATCGCTGGATATCTTTCAGACCGCTTTGGCCGTAAGAAAGTAATCATCCCTAGCCTTTTTATTGCCGGGATCGGTGGTTTGATCTGTGGTTGGGCAGCCTGGCAATCGGATCATGCGTTTACTTTTATACTTATCGGAAGGTTTTTTCAAGGTGTAGGCTCTTCTGGCGCAGCACCCGTAGTCCTACCTTTAGTAGGGGATATGTTTAAAGAGGAAGAAGAAGTGAGTTCAGGTTTAGGATTGATCGAAACATCCAATACGGTCGGAAAAGTATTGAGTCCTATTCTAGGAGCGTTTCTCGCTACGATCGTTTGGTTTCTGCCATTCTGGCTTATCCCCGTATTTTGTATTATATCTATCCTGCTGGTTATGTTCTTGGTTAAAGTTCCAAAAAAGGAGCAAGAAAAACAACCGTTTAAAGAATATCTTAAAAACGTAAAACAGATTTTTCATAACGAAGGAAGATGGCTGATGGCCATTTTTTTAATCGGTGGCATTATTATGTTTGTCTTGTTTGGTATCTTATTTTACCTATCGACCATATTAGAAGAGAAGTATGGGGTGAAGGGTGTTATGAAAGGATTAGTAATCGCTGTACCGTTATTAGCACTTTCCATAGCCTCCTTTATTGCAGGAAAGAAGATCAAACAAAATAAAATCATCATGAAGTGGTGTACGTTTATCTCTATGGCGCTGCTAGGTGGTTCGGTCTTTTTGATTACGTTTACAGAAAACGTTTATTTTCTTTTAGGTGCACTTTTCGTAGCTGGTATAGGAATTGGTGCGGCACTTCCAAGTTTAGATGCGCTAATCACTGAAGGAATTGAAAAAGAGGCAAGAGGAACAATCACTTCGATCTATAGTTCGATGCGCTTTGTTGGTGTTGCGCTCGGGCCACCGATCTATGCGATTCTCATGAAACAGTCACATGAGATTGTTTTCTATACTTCTGCAGGAGTGAGTATTATTGGAGCCATTGCTGCATTTTTTGCTATCAAACCTGAGAAGAAAAAAGGCGGGGGAGACGAAGAAAAGAAAGATCCTAATCCCACTCAAAAATTAAAACCAGCTTTAGAATAACATGATCACTACACAAAAAAAAAGGGCCTTGCATTCGAAAATGATGCAAGCCCTTGTTTTTATTATTGTTCAATCAATACGATTCTTGCAGGAGATGCATCAAGGCCTCTTATTTTAAGAGGAGCAGCGACCATTAAATATTCGCCTTCAGGAACTTCTTTTAACTGAAGTCCTTCAATGATAATGATGTTGTTTTGAAAAAGTTGTTTGTGAGTAGGATGATTTTCTTGAGCTCTTTCTACTCCCAATGCATCGATTCCGACACCTGCTATCCCGATTTCAGCCAACACTTTTGCTGCATCACTATTTACATAGATAAATTCAAAGTTGAATTCTGTGTCCCAGGAATTCTTCGTTTTAAATAAGACGAAGTCATCTTTTTGAATATCTTTAACCGAAAGATCTTCAGCTGAAATAAAACCCGTAGAACTTGTAAGATCGATCACTTTCGCTTTTCGAACCAGTTTCTCGATCGGAAGGGTTTCGATCGTATCTCCACCAGGAACCATGTGCAGAGGAGCGTCAACATGTGTTCCTGTATGAACATCCATTGAGATACGTGTTTCTGTTACATGACCATTTTGTGCGGTGTTAAACACTGGTTGTTTTTCAGGTTTGTTTTTATAAACTGGCATTCCTTCAAAAATCGGTAATGAGACATCATATATTTTCATGAACTAACATTCCTCTCTAACTTTTGTAGGTTCCCACCAAGAATGTCCGTCAGCTTTCAATAGTTCGTCTGCCTCTTTAGGTCCCATGCTTCCTGACGGATAGTGAGTGAGATTAGCTCCCGTTCCGTCTTGCCATGATTTTGTGATTCGGTCAATAAAGTCCCAGCTCAGTGCCACTTCATCCCAACGTGTGAAATAAGTAGAATTACCAAGAAGGCAATCGTGCAATAGTTTCTCATATGCTTCTGGTGAGTTCATCTCAGCTGTATTCTTATTGTTGTATGTCATATCGATCGGCAACAGATCAGGTGTGTCACCTTTTGGTTTAGCATTCAGAGTGAGACTAACACCTTCATCTGGTTGAACATGAATTCTTAATAAATTTGGTTGATAGTTCTCTGTGTTCGCATGATAAAGTGCCATCGGACCTTGTTTGAATTGAATGACGATCTCTGTAGATTTTACAGCCATACGTTTACCAGTTCGGATATAGAACGGTACGCCAGTCCAACGGAAATTATCAATAAATAGCTTAGCTGCTACAAATGTTTCTGTTTGAGACTTCGGATCAACATTCTCTTCATTTAAATACCCAGGAACTTGTTCTCCATTCATTGATCCTTCTGAATATTGTCCACGGATCACATTCTTCTTCACTTCCTCTTCTGAAAAGAAGCGCAGGGAACGTAGGACCTTCACTTTTTCATCTCGGATGTGTTCTGGTTTTAATTCACCCGGCGGTTCCATGGCCACCATCATGACCATTTGAAGCATATGATTTTGTACCATATCAAGAAGAGCACCAGATTTTTCATAATAACCTGCTCGATCTTCTACACCTAATGTTTCACTCGATGTGATTTGAACAGAGTCAATATATTTATTGTTCCAAATCGATTCAAAGATGGCATTTCCGAAACGGATCACTTGGATGTTCTGAACCATCTCTTTACCAAGATAGTGATCGATGCGGTAAATATCATTTTCATTGAAACTCTGCTGAATCTCTTCATTTAATTTTGTTGCAGAAGGCAAGTCATTACCGAATGGTTTTTCAATCACGATTCGTTGCCAACCTTCCGTGTTCGTGATTCCTTCTGATTTTAAGAAAGTAGGAATCGTTCCGAAGAACTTTGGAGCCATCGCAAGATAATAAAGGCGATTTCCATTCGTTTGATAATCTCTGTCGAGTACGTTCAACAGTTCTTCAAGCTCATGATAGCTTGCTTCACTCGTTACATCCATCTTTAGATAATAAAAATGAGAAGCAAACTTTTCTACGATTTGGCGATTTGCACCTTGTGCATGTTCATGAATAGCTGACGCAACTTCAGCCTGAAACTCTTCATGAGAGAATTCTTTTCTTGAAACACCTACAACAGAAAAGTTCTCTTTCATATGTCCCTTTTGATACAATTGATAAAGAGCAGGGAAAAGTTTTCTGTGAGCAAGGTCACCAGTCGCTCCGAACAATACGATGGATGCGTTAGGAATACTATGTATCATCTGTACGTCACTTCTTTCTATCTTTTCTAATAGTTACAGCTTTCCCTAGATGAAGTTAAAATAACGAATTACTTCATAAAACAGGAGGTCAAATATGTCGAATTTCGTAAGTCCTGAATGGGTGAACCAAAAAGTGAACAGTGCTGATATCGTGATCTTTGATTGCAGGTTCTCTTTAGCTGAACCGTCAAAGGGATATGAACTGTATAAGAACGATCACATCGAAGG encodes the following:
- a CDS encoding MFS transporter, yielding MEAKKKWDLLALASIPLVMTLGNSMLIPVLPEIGKELNISSFQVSLIITVYSIVAILLIPIAGYLSDRFGRKKVIIPSLFIAGIGGLICGWAAWQSDHAFTFILIGRFFQGVGSSGAAPVVLPLVGDMFKEEEEVSSGLGLIETSNTVGKVLSPILGAFLATIVWFLPFWLIPVFCIISILLVMFLVKVPKKEQEKQPFKEYLKNVKQIFHNEGRWLMAIFLIGGIIMFVLFGILFYLSTILEEKYGVKGVMKGLVIAVPLLALSIASFIAGKKIKQNKIIMKWCTFISMALLGGSVFLITFTENVYFLLGALFVAGIGIGAALPSLDALITEGIEKEARGTITSIYSSMRFVGVALGPPIYAILMKQSHEIVFYTSAGVSIIGAIAAFFAIKPEKKKGGGDEEKKDPNPTQKLKPALE
- a CDS encoding cyclase family protein gives rise to the protein MKIYDVSLPIFEGMPVYKNKPEKQPVFNTAQNGHVTETRISMDVHTGTHVDAPLHMVPGGDTIETLPIEKLVRKAKVIDLTSSTGFISAEDLSVKDIQKDDFVLFKTKNSWDTEFNFEFIYVNSDAAKVLAEIGIAGVGIDALGVERAQENHPTHKQLFQNNIIIIEGLQLKEVPEGEYLMVAAPLKIRGLDASPARIVLIEQ
- the zwf gene encoding glucose-6-phosphate dehydrogenase, with product MIHSIPNASIVLFGATGDLAHRKLFPALYQLYQKGHMKENFSVVGVSRKEFSHEEFQAEVASAIHEHAQGANRQIVEKFASHFYYLKMDVTSEASYHELEELLNVLDRDYQTNGNRLYYLAMAPKFFGTIPTFLKSEGITNTEGWQRIVIEKPFGNDLPSATKLNEEIQQSFNENDIYRIDHYLGKEMVQNIQVIRFGNAIFESIWNNKYIDSVQITSSETLGVEDRAGYYEKSGALLDMVQNHMLQMVMMVAMEPPGELKPEHIRDEKVKVLRSLRFFSEEEVKKNVIRGQYSEGSMNGEQVPGYLNEENVDPKSQTETFVAAKLFIDNFRWTGVPFYIRTGKRMAVKSTEIVIQFKQGPMALYHANTENYQPNLLRIHVQPDEGVSLTLNAKPKGDTPDLLPIDMTYNNKNTAEMNSPEAYEKLLHDCLLGNSTYFTRWDEVALSWDFIDRITKSWQDGTGANLTHYPSGSMGPKEADELLKADGHSWWEPTKVREEC